In the genome of Fulvivirga maritima, one region contains:
- the csm4 gene encoding type III-A CRISPR-associated RAMP protein Csm4: MILYKLYPKPPFSRFRTSNDGLDITDYMIHSDTLFSSLVNVHAQVYGKEDTDEWVKDFETDQLSISSAFIGLEQEGKVIYFFPKPTMLMEHELIPEHRKASAAMQWVSEGLLQKILDHYDSDSRCSFLQIKDCVKSKDGKFWCLPEESGSLPNIVTKQVKPGLEIDRQTGGAVEGMLYNQTDWMLPSKTKEWYPFLFVLAKGEQQKLAACLRLLADTGIGGKRSTGAGQFERVEVSDWSWQQPSDKGLEYHLSLLNPEANEMDKLRYYELKVRAGHYAGRQQELMPHVNMVGEGAVTQQGTTGRLVSLSQTPPIIRYGKSFTLEF; the protein is encoded by the coding sequence GTGATCCTCTATAAACTATACCCAAAACCTCCATTCAGTAGATTTAGAACCAGTAATGATGGCTTGGATATAACAGATTACATGATTCATTCTGACACATTGTTCTCTTCGCTAGTGAATGTACATGCTCAGGTTTACGGGAAAGAGGATACTGATGAGTGGGTAAAGGATTTTGAAACGGATCAGTTGAGCATATCGTCTGCTTTTATAGGATTGGAGCAAGAAGGTAAAGTCATTTACTTTTTTCCTAAGCCAACTATGTTAATGGAGCATGAGTTAATCCCTGAACACCGTAAAGCCAGCGCGGCTATGCAGTGGGTAAGCGAAGGGCTTTTACAGAAAATATTGGACCATTATGATTCAGATTCTAGGTGTAGCTTTTTGCAAATAAAGGATTGCGTAAAAAGTAAGGATGGTAAATTCTGGTGTTTGCCAGAAGAGTCAGGATCACTGCCCAACATTGTGACAAAACAAGTAAAGCCTGGTTTGGAGATTGATCGCCAAACCGGAGGTGCTGTAGAAGGCATGCTTTATAATCAAACCGATTGGATGTTGCCTTCGAAAACGAAGGAATGGTACCCGTTTTTATTTGTGTTGGCCAAAGGAGAGCAGCAAAAATTGGCCGCATGCCTGCGATTATTGGCAGATACAGGTATAGGAGGTAAAAGAAGTACCGGAGCAGGACAATTTGAAAGGGTAGAGGTATCTGATTGGTCATGGCAGCAGCCATCAGATAAAGGATTAGAATACCACCTTTCACTGCTCAATCCAGAGGCAAATGAAATGGATAAGCTCAGGTATTACGAGTTAAAAGTGCGTGCCGGACATTATGCAGGCAGGCAGCAAGAACTCATGCCGCATGTAAATATGGTGGGAGAGGGTGCTGTTACCCAACAAGGCACTACTGGCCGATTGGTAAGTCTATCTCAAACGCCTCCGATAATAAGATATGGTAAAAGTTTCACATTAGAATTTTGA
- a CDS encoding DUF6602 domain-containing protein, translated as MSKEKDTKEIVDQIAENYKELEKKVASELSLKFNEHHLTTGHNREEIWMSLFRQIIPMKFAIRQGVFLIDSQGKVSKEVDLAVFDEQYTPYIFNYGKIHFIPIEAVAMVVQCKSKTLKNKKLEKWLWSIGELSTEEGGIARIATCFTSLPPKTQKKTRPLQVLCHLSDEAHKSDHFDLCISSSPKGLKIKWKDGFSSIEDISKTLNGIEEVEIVNESLQNLEVPGNTILTLILQLNQVLMLINNPMLFPHYAYARLFREKLRAE; from the coding sequence ATGAGTAAGGAAAAGGATACAAAGGAAATAGTTGATCAGATAGCCGAAAATTACAAAGAACTGGAAAAAAAGGTTGCTAGTGAATTGAGTTTGAAGTTTAATGAACACCATCTAACCACGGGGCACAATCGAGAAGAAATTTGGATGAGCCTTTTCAGGCAAATTATCCCTATGAAATTCGCTATTAGGCAAGGTGTTTTCTTAATAGATTCTCAGGGTAAAGTTTCAAAAGAAGTGGATTTGGCCGTATTCGATGAGCAGTATACACCTTACATTTTCAATTATGGTAAGATTCATTTTATTCCTATTGAAGCGGTGGCCATGGTAGTTCAGTGTAAGAGTAAAACTCTTAAAAATAAGAAGTTAGAAAAATGGTTATGGAGTATAGGTGAATTAAGTACTGAAGAAGGAGGGATCGCTCGCATAGCTACCTGTTTTACCTCTTTGCCTCCAAAAACTCAAAAGAAAACAAGACCTCTTCAGGTTCTATGTCATTTAAGTGATGAGGCACATAAGTCCGACCATTTTGATCTATGCATTTCATCTAGTCCTAAAGGGTTGAAAATTAAATGGAAAGATGGGTTTTCTTCAATTGAAGATATATCAAAAACCTTGAATGGAATAGAAGAAGTTGAAATTGTTAATGAATCACTACAAAATTTAGAAGTTCCTGGGAATACTATTCTTACCTTAATTCTGCAGCTTAACCAGGTTTTGATGCTTATAAACAACCCTATGTTATTTCCGCATTATGCATATGCCAGGTTGTTTCGTGAGAAGCTAAGGGCTGAATGA